Part of the Pseudomonas sp. ADAK13 genome is shown below.
ATTTGCGTCGCACTAATCGCAGCAGCTCGGATTGAAAGACGATCATATTTACCTCGTCGCGCTACGTGTGCCAGATCAAGCCGAAAATCAAACCGCCCCAATTCAAGCTGAACAGATTCTGTCTGCTTGCATGAGATCAATCCAAATCGAGGTAATGGATTTCCGATATTTCCCCAGCGAGCCAGTCCTCCACTTGTGCCGCGAGCATTTCCGAGCCAGCCGGCCTCATAAGCCTGGAGCTCACCATCAATTTTAGGGGGCTTTGTGCTGCCCGACGGTATAGTGACCCTCAGATCTGAAGCTTCCTGAACAAGGAAGCCTTCCCCATCTCCATCAATATTTGCGACCCCGTCGTTCATCTGCATGATCGTTATGCCGGCACCGTGCATTACAGTTATGTTCCCATGTTCCAGTCGATCACCTGGACTCACTAAGGTAGCCATGCTGCGAACGGACATTCGCCCAACGTCTTCTTCGCCGTCTTTTGGATTAAAGTCAGTCCGAAATCCAGAGGGAGTTACATATCGTTTCAGTTCTTCAGGAAGAATTTCCGCTTGGCAGTCATCACACCTAAGCGATGCTTGTGGTATCAAATCTCTCCTTGTTGCTGAGCCGCAGTCTTTACAAATAGCTACCCAAGTTTCAGTCTCATACCAACGGGAAAGCGCCCTTATCGATAGATCATTTTTTTTGAAACCCTGAGGAGTAGATAGACTCCCAGTAAAGCCGACAACACGATGCTTCTGCTTATCTTTGACTAGCACCGCACCTGGTGCATACTCGAATACAGCAAGATCAAGGTCACGATCCATAGTGGACCACTCGTAATCCTCTGTAGCGCCTACTTTTATAGAACGAAGGCCCAGGTATAGGTTACGAACACGCGTAGGCATACCATACATAGGTAATAATCCCCACTCAGCCAAGAAGCGTGCAAGTCCCATCTCCGAATTTGGTGCGTACGCTTTAAGGTCGTCGATTTCTTTAATCAGAATATTGACGTCAGATTTGTTTTTGAGGCGATTTTGCTGTTCTGGATCAAAGGATGCTGTTGTAATAAAACTATTACGTTCAGTGATGGTTGTGGTAAGTGCATTATGCAGGCGCCGAGGCCAGTTCGCCGCGGTATTATGAAAATAATCTTGAGTTGATATATATTCACCGTGAACATCAGGCGGCATTACTAGATCGCCTGGATATAGATCGCCAGCTTTTGCACACTCATTACGTAAGTATTTGAATGCGGCACGCAACCAGTTCTTGCGTACTAAACGCAGAGGAATGGGGTCGTGACCAGTAGCAAGGAAAGGTGGGGGCGGTGCGTCGCCAGTAATCGCACGTGGGTGCGCGAAATAATACGCGTCATGACTTCGACCGCGACAGAAGGTAATGACCAGTGAGAATGCTTGACCTCGGCGGCCAGCACGACCAACTCGCTGTTGATAATTGAATCTCTGTGGAGGCATGTTAGCCTGATATACACTCTGCAAGGCTCCTATGTCGATTCCAACCTCCATAGTGGTCGTGACAGATAGCATGTCGATCTCTTGAGCTCGCTTTTGTATTTCACTTTCGCCATCAACAAAGATCCCTTTGAACTTGCGTAGGCGATCCGAAAAATCATCCGTTTGCCCTGTCAGCTCTTCCACGCGCAGACGGAATCGGGCAACTTTTTCTTGTTGCCCACGAACAATCCGGCGACCTAGAAAATTATTACGCCACAACTCTCCTGCTTGCCCCGTCGCCTGCTCGGCAAGTCCTTCTCCGCAGCGAGTACACCTTCCCGGTCCACGGTGAAGATGTACTCGCTCGCAATTGCTGCAGCGCCAATAAGGGTCGTCTTCCTTCGCTATTTTAAGAAATAACTTTCCGACATGGATTATGCCGCTTGGATACCCTAAATTTGAGAACTCATTGAGAATGCTACTAAGGCCATCGATTGAACCGCCTGGAAATACAACCTGGGCAAATCGATGTACTCGTTTATTCTTTATGTCAGTGCCTGAAAGCCATTCTACTACGTCATCGCCTTTAACAAATTTATTATCCAAAACACGATAGGCCCCAGCAAAAACCCGTAACCACGCATCGAGCCGGTCAGCTTTTTCATCATTTCCGTCCATGATGGACGGATATGCCAATCCGGTTTCCTCCAATGCAAAAAAAGTGTTTGCAAAAATTACGTCGTCGATAAGTTCGTATTGGCCTTTAAGTATGTCAGCGTTAAGATCAGCTTTTTGAACGTCGTTTAACTTATGGGAGTAAGCTGATTTCCCTTCGTGCTGAACAAACAAATCGTGCCAAATTTTCCCTTGGAAATGTTTCTTTCCCAAACGATCAAATGGATGGACGCCGAGAGAGACAAAGTCGGATGTAAGGGCCCCAAGACTAGAGTCAGAGCTGCACTGAAGGAGTTTACTGAGGGAAACCCTGTCGCTGTTTTTCTGCGTTCCTGAGGTTATTTGCTTGGTAAACTTTTCGGCAAGCAATTCCATTTCCGACTGCTTCGTAACAAGCGACTGCATAAGCTGCCCAAATTCGAGTGGATCGATCCATTCTTCTTTCGACTTCTTAACCATTTCTCTCGCTGCATTTACTAAGACTTCACGCCGTAGATCTCGCAGATGCAGAGTCTCGATCTCTAACGCCTGATTAGCTGCATCCTGTCGGCTGTCAGAAAAAACAATACCTTTTGGTTCAGCCCCAATCGCGTGCAATAATTCGAAAAGCTCGGTAGCAACCAGTTGAGAGGTTTTAGTCACACCTGTTCTGAATGCTCGAATTGGCGAACGTGAGCGGCTGAAAATCGGGCGGTTGGAGTAATCGGTGCCACATTTCGGACAGCAGAACGGCTGGGCCATTAGAGGTCCCGTGATTTTACCGTTACGACCTTTCACTGCTGTCTCTTGCTGACGATATAAATAACCTCCAATGTGTCCGGAGGGAACATCTGGTTTAATAGACACCAGTCCTGTTTCTGGATTTAAACTTGCAGCCTCCCAGTCATCATAATCTCGATCCGAGGCCGCCCACTGCACCCTGCGAGGCCAAAATACGGCAAACTCATCAAGTGTCATTTTGTCGTAGTATTCAGAACCTACCTTCTCAGGCATATTGTCTAAGTCTGCCGCAGAAGGAAGAAGCTCTGTCTCTATACCGTCTGCGACTTTTTGACCTCGTTGGCCGCCGATCAAAAGATCCCCACAGGCCTCACAGTACAGCAACTCAAACAATCGGCGGCCTCGCCCTCCGTCTATTCGAGGCTTCGCGTGGGTTACGCCACGCTCCACGGTAAAGTCCTCGAACACTGGGGTAATACCGTCAAGCGTGACTGAAGCGAAAAGTCCTTCAATATTTCGGATAAACGTGTGCACGCGAAAGGCTGTAGTGGTGGGAGAAACACTCGAATCCCACGCACCTGATTCCGGGAGCGCGCGAGCCAATAGTAGTCCTCGCAATGCCTTGTCTTCATCACCGGAATCGGGGAGGAAGATACGACTGCCCAAATCTTTCGCTGACGTAGCGCGAACGTCGCTTCCTTCACGGCAGGCTTGCGTCAATACAGCGGCAGCTAACTCGGCTAATGCTTTGACTCGGTCGGCAGCTCCACCTGAGGTACTCCCCAAAGCTCTAGCTGCGTGCTCCACAGCGGGGTTGAGCGCTTCAGCATTAGAAATTCTAGCGACGAACCCGTCTTTGCCTCTTAACGCGGCTTCGAATAAATCAACAAAGGGCTGAGCTTTGATCAACCCTCCAGAAAACTCCGGTAAGTGTGGAGTACCCACGACAATACAGTCTCGCCAGAACTCAGGATCAATGGCACCCGGATCATTTGCGTTTTGGCTCGTACCATATGGAGCGAATAGATCGCGCAGATAAACAAGCGACTGTGCTCCAAGACTCCCGTCTATTGGCATAGACGCGGAGGAGGCGAGTAAGCGCAATTTGTATCGATGAGCTGGTTGGTCAAGTCCCAATCGTTGAATAAGCGTCTTAACTAAAAATGCTGTCTCGGTACCTGCTGAGCCGCGAATTAAGTGCAATTCATCGAATACAAGATAAAAGTAAGAGTCATCATTACTCAACAGCCAGTCTCGCGTCTTAGTGAAAACAGATTCCTCTACTTCTCGCGAGAGCATTGTGCCAAGCATGGAGGCGTTCGTAACCAGAATATCTGGTGGATCTGCCTGCATGTCCCAACGCGAAAGCATTTCACCACCGTCCACGGAAGGGAAGATGTAACGAGTCTTATCTGAAGCCTTTTTCCCCTCTTCGTTAGTTAACTCTGCCTGGCAGTCAAAGGCGAGCGCAGCATCCTGATCACGCTTGAAACCCTGCATAGCATCTCGCAGCCGCGTAATGCGCCGGGTGCGACGCTGTTTCTCCTCTTTATTGTCGGCAATGCGCGGATGACACTCAAAGCCGGTAACAGGCGTGGAGCTGGTGTACTGGCCGAAGTAAAGTCGATTGCCTTTGAAGCGCTCTTGCATCACCTCTCTTGCATCGTCAGAGTCTAGTGTTTTTCGGAGGCGTTGCATTTGGTCCTCTACCAAGGCGTTCATCGGGTAGATCACCAAAGCTCTGACCGCACTTGGACGATTTTCACCATGTCTCCGGGCGGACCACTGCCCTTTATCTTCCAGCCACCAATTTTTCTTTAGATACTCGCTGTCAGGGGCAGCCCAAGACACTGCCTCATTAGTAATTGCAGCTAGTACCGGCAACATGAAGCTTTCTGTTTTTCCGCTGCCGGTACGAGATGTTACGATACCGGGCTTGCCCGGCAGCAATCCGCGCCTTAGCATTTCGACCTGATGGTCGTAAGGTGCAAATAAGGATTTTCGTCTAATCTCGCCCTCGCAACGCGCACCTTGGAATAGCCCGGAAAGCGCTAGCTCGACGAAGGCTCGCCTGCCGTCTTTACTGATCGGCGCGAGCGGACCATCATCCAACTGTGCAAGCTGCTCAAGATTCTTTGAGTGCGACTGATAGCGCAGTACCGGCTCGATAAATGGATCGGTAGCCAACACGTCGACCGTCATCAGAAGCTTCCGACGCGCCTCCGCTGCCGCTTTATTAGAAATGCGGAAACTTGTCTCAACATAGTTGATGACAAAATCTTGGATTCGACGGAAACCACCAATTGGGTCTAACACAGACTCATCTCCTTATGACTTTGATTTCATGCGCCCAGACTGGCCAGACTGATTAATGAAAAATTCGGCAAGAGCTAATGGAATTTGTTCGTATTGATTTCCTGGGTTCAAACGGATCCACTCCGTTGCCGCTCGGGCTAGTCGCAATGAACTTGCCAGTGTGAGCTGGTTTGCAAACCGCGCAACCGTCACCATCGCTGGAGAGACATCCCCGCTACGCGCTCCCGGATCAAGCTGTCGAATATTGCTGGGTGCGAAAACAACCAGCGCCAAGGCCGCCCCCGAAGGAGTAATCGCCCCACTGACGTCGATCCAGGGCGCTTGGCTCCGAATTGCCTGAGCCTCTTCACATTCATCGTCTTCAACCGTTGTGCAAACAAGAAAGCGCCTTGGCAATTCACCCCGACGGCAGCGGTCCGAGAGCGCCGGTAGCCAGAAACGGGCACCAGATCGCTCAGCATGTTCGATAATGGCAAGTACAGTTGTAGGTGACTGTCCGCAGGTGAGTTCTAGTCCATGAGTTAGGCTTGTCGGGAGCTGTGTGCCTGCTCGAAGCCAAAGATCTTCAAAGGTAATTACAGTTGGGTCGGCCTCCAGGCGCATCGATCGTCCGGAAGACAGTAACGTCTCGGCAGTAAGAAGAAAATCCTGCGCTTCCAGTCCATGAATTACCGGCACTTCACCGGCCAGCATCAATGCAAGAAACTGGGACATTCGCTCTTTACCTACAGGCGTAAGTAGCATGCAGCTCGTGATGGCTTGTTGCATGTCCCCGACGCTGAGGATCGGAACGGTCTGCGGCGGATTGAAGCGCAGCACAGACTCAAGCTTGACACTCTTCGGCACCTGGATAGAGGCAGCCTGCTCTTGGAGCGTAGTAATCTCCAGGACTGCTTTAGACTCAAGCAATCGAAGGTCCGACAGGGTAGTTTGGCTGTCCTCTATTTGGGTGCTTAGTGTTCTCAGTTCTCCGAGTGTCGTCTCGCGTTGTGCCGCAAGGATGTCCAAGCCTTGCTGCAGGTTACCGCGCTGCATCTCGAGTTCGCCCTCCATTTCCGCTTGGCGAGCGGCAATCCCGTCGCTCATTGCCAGCAAATTGGAAGTCATATCTTGATTGAGTTGAAGACTCAGTGCGTCGCGCTGCTCAGCCTCAAGCAACTTCAACTCAGAATCAACTGCCAACAAACGCTGTTCGCGTAGTGCGTTAATCTCCCTCTCTAGCTTAATCGAGAGGGAGGCAAAGATGGATCCTCGCTCCTGCTCGGCGATCAATTGAGTTTCGCTTTCAAGACGAGAGCGCAACCGTGGATCAGCCAAAAGCGCTTCAGTCAGTTCCCCAAGTAGTTCTTTGTCAGCCAATAAGCGCTTAGCTAGCTCACCTGATCTCGCGTTTTGTTGGGCTGCAAGGCGATCTACCAGACCGGTCCCTACTTGGCCGGTTGCCTCGTCAGCATGGCGCTTCAACCAATCTATGACTGTGTCAGCACGTGAGTCGTGCACAGCTGCCATAGCGCGCACAATTCGCTTAATGTAATCCTCGTCAGATGCCCAATCTAATTCCTCAAGGCATTCTCCGCCTCTTTTTAGCTCGTAGAGTCCAACATCAGCACCATCTGACGGCACGCTATGCAAATACTCGGGTTCGTAGGCATAGACATTGAAACTGCCGCCAGTCGCCATACGGTACCGATTGTCTGATGAGCGCATGAGGCCGAGCATGAGGATGCGATCTCCGGCATAGCGAATCACCCAATTGCCGCTATGACTTGGTCCATCTAAGCCATCCACAGTCAAACGACTACGCAGTACTTCAAGACTGCCGATATCCTGGAGGTCAAAAAAGGGTATCAGGTGGCGGTAGGTCGAAGCCTTCCATTTCCCACGTGGCTCTCTTTGAGCTACCTGAAAGATAATCCAATCATTTATATGGTGTTCTGAGATGTTCTTTAAGCGAACTTCCACCTCGCCCATTTTTGGAAAAAGCTTTTGTGGATTATCGAGAAGCGACCATCCTTCTTCTGACCTAATGGCAACCACTTTCACTGCCATATTGACATCATGTCGTTTTACGCATTGCCCGATATACCACGCCAAGTTTGCCGCCATGGTGAACCTGATTCCAAATAAATACTAAATTGAGGTTGAACCGTTACGCCACTGTAGACGCAAACGACCTGAGGAGCGACGAGTGACGCCAATAAGGCTCAGCTTAGCCTGCTGCGGGCCATGGAATGAACCGCCAATGCAACCGGGAAGTAGCCTATCTAGCCAGCACACCATCTCGCGATTCGCGGGATATATATATTCCCAGCTAGAAGGCCCCCCATTGCGTAGCATTCGCCGGCGCGTTTCTGCAGCTAGTGCGTCGGGAAGTCCGCCCTCGCGCGTTGTAAGGACGATTAGGTCTTGTTCGGGACTCCATTTAAACAATGGCTTTCGGGCCAGAGCATAGGCCGAGACGATGGCTGCTGTATGCGAGAAATAGTGACGTATGAGCCCATTATGTTCGACGCTGTATACATCGTGGTCACGCTTGCCGGTATGAGTCAGGCGCACTAGACGAACGCTCTCTTGAGTTTCGTCAATAGATACAAAACGACCTTTCGTCCAAGACCAGGCTCTAGTCTGTTCGTAGTGCAGGGCCTGATGCGGTGTTTCCACAAACGCTAGCGGTTTCTCAGATGGCGATAAAGATTCGCTATCGAAGCGCCATCCAAGACGCTTGGCAATGGCTTGACCTTGAACGTTCTGCGCACCGAATAGAGGCACGGCCCAATCTGTAACGCCTAAACGTCGGAAGGGA
Proteins encoded:
- a CDS encoding DEAD/DEAH box helicase; the encoded protein is MLDPIGGFRRIQDFVINYVETSFRISNKAAAEARRKLLMTVDVLATDPFIEPVLRYQSHSKNLEQLAQLDDGPLAPISKDGRRAFVELALSGLFQGARCEGEIRRKSLFAPYDHQVEMLRRGLLPGKPGIVTSRTGSGKTESFMLPVLAAITNEAVSWAAPDSEYLKKNWWLEDKGQWSARRHGENRPSAVRALVIYPMNALVEDQMQRLRKTLDSDDAREVMQERFKGNRLYFGQYTSSTPVTGFECHPRIADNKEEKQRRTRRITRLRDAMQGFKRDQDAALAFDCQAELTNEEGKKASDKTRYIFPSVDGGEMLSRWDMQADPPDILVTNASMLGTMLSREVEESVFTKTRDWLLSNDDSYFYLVFDELHLIRGSAGTETAFLVKTLIQRLGLDQPAHRYKLRLLASSASMPIDGSLGAQSLVYLRDLFAPYGTSQNANDPGAIDPEFWRDCIVVGTPHLPEFSGGLIKAQPFVDLFEAALRGKDGFVARISNAEALNPAVEHAARALGSTSGGAADRVKALAELAAAVLTQACREGSDVRATSAKDLGSRIFLPDSGDEDKALRGLLLARALPESGAWDSSVSPTTTAFRVHTFIRNIEGLFASVTLDGITPVFEDFTVERGVTHAKPRIDGGRGRRLFELLYCEACGDLLIGGQRGQKVADGIETELLPSAADLDNMPEKVGSEYYDKMTLDEFAVFWPRRVQWAASDRDYDDWEAASLNPETGLVSIKPDVPSGHIGGYLYRQQETAVKGRNGKITGPLMAQPFCCPKCGTDYSNRPIFSRSRSPIRAFRTGVTKTSQLVATELFELLHAIGAEPKGIVFSDSRQDAANQALEIETLHLRDLRREVLVNAAREMVKKSKEEWIDPLEFGQLMQSLVTKQSEMELLAEKFTKQITSGTQKNSDRVSLSKLLQCSSDSSLGALTSDFVSLGVHPFDRLGKKHFQGKIWHDLFVQHEGKSAYSHKLNDVQKADLNADILKGQYELIDDVIFANTFFALEETGLAYPSIMDGNDEKADRLDAWLRVFAGAYRVLDNKFVKGDDVVEWLSGTDIKNKRVHRFAQVVFPGGSIDGLSSILNEFSNLGYPSGIIHVGKLFLKIAKEDDPYWRCSNCERVHLHRGPGRCTRCGEGLAEQATGQAGELWRNNFLGRRIVRGQQEKVARFRLRVEELTGQTDDFSDRLRKFKGIFVDGESEIQKRAQEIDMLSVTTTMEVGIDIGALQSVYQANMPPQRFNYQQRVGRAGRRGQAFSLVITFCRGRSHDAYYFAHPRAITGDAPPPPFLATGHDPIPLRLVRKNWLRAAFKYLRNECAKAGDLYPGDLVMPPDVHGEYISTQDYFHNTAANWPRRLHNALTTTITERNSFITTASFDPEQQNRLKNKSDVNILIKEIDDLKAYAPNSEMGLARFLAEWGLLPMYGMPTRVRNLYLGLRSIKVGATEDYEWSTMDRDLDLAVFEYAPGAVLVKDKQKHRVVGFTGSLSTPQGFKKNDLSIRALSRWYETETWVAICKDCGSATRRDLIPQASLRCDDCQAEILPEELKRYVTPSGFRTDFNPKDGEEDVGRMSVRSMATLVSPGDRLEHGNITVMHGAGITIMQMNDGVANIDGDGEGFLVQEASDLRVTIPSGSTKPPKIDGELQAYEAGWLGNARGTSGGLARWGNIGNPLPRFGLISCKQTESVQLELGRFDFRLDLAHVARRGKYDRLSIRAAAISATQILVQKAALELDVSADEFEALEPRVRSGKPLLQIADTLINGSGLCRRLGETVPGGSRPKILDILHDALEKHDQWPLLDFLSMSADGDHSAQCHTSCYRCIQRFGNRRYHGLLDWRLGLSYLRSMVTPDYSCGLDARDAAYPEILGWRERAEWLAENIAQMRPGVLTPGKLSHSGLPFLLERKGSGETRYVIVHPLWSLETSALSDLLGNDWSPELRFVDTFNLERRPLKAMASWMKAR